In Paenibacillus guangzhouensis, a single window of DNA contains:
- a CDS encoding NAD kinase encodes MRYNVQNRSDEVSNQLTENFHRMAAELGMQFDEESPEVVVSIGGDGTMLHAFHKYSDQLDRIAFVGVHTGHLGFYADWQANELEQLVNLMAGTKLPDSITPRIVQYPVIELEIVSEHGAQKYQVLNEFTLKGVDGTLVAQIDINDQPFEMFRGDGICISTPSGSTAYNKSVGGALIHPSIEALQIAEIASINNRVYRTLGSSLILPKHHHCDIYSSKTQRLMLSLDHLTIAVDQLQSIRCAVSPQKVSFARFRPFPFWHRVKQAFIGQDFH; translated from the coding sequence TTGAGATACAATGTGCAAAATCGAAGTGATGAAGTATCCAACCAACTAACAGAGAACTTCCATCGCATGGCTGCTGAGCTCGGTATGCAATTTGATGAGGAGTCCCCTGAAGTTGTCGTATCTATCGGCGGCGATGGCACGATGCTGCATGCTTTCCATAAATACAGCGATCAATTGGATCGGATTGCATTTGTCGGGGTACATACCGGGCATTTGGGCTTCTATGCAGACTGGCAGGCCAATGAACTGGAGCAGCTCGTGAACTTAATGGCAGGTACGAAGCTGCCTGATTCCATTACCCCTCGCATCGTCCAATATCCGGTCATCGAACTGGAGATTGTCAGTGAACACGGCGCTCAGAAATATCAGGTTTTAAATGAATTTACGCTAAAGGGAGTAGACGGAACACTCGTCGCCCAAATCGACATCAATGATCAACCATTCGAGATGTTCCGGGGGGACGGCATCTGTATCTCTACCCCATCTGGAAGTACAGCTTATAACAAGAGTGTTGGCGGCGCTCTCATCCATCCGAGCATTGAAGCGCTGCAAATCGCAGAGATTGCCTCCATTAACAATCGGGTTTATCGCACGTTAGGTTCGTCTCTGATCCTGCCAAAACATCATCACTGCGATATTTACTCCAGCAAAACGCAGCGCCTTATGTTATCACTTGATCATTTAACGATCGCGGTTGATCAATTACAATCCATCCGCTGTGCCGTATCGCCCCAGAAGGTTAGCTTTGCTCGCTTTCGTCCATTTCCTTTTTGGCATCGCGTCAAACAAGCCTTTATCGGACAGGATTTTCATTAA
- the ylbJ gene encoding sporulation integral membrane protein YlbJ — protein MTPILALIACAIAVCMIIFPHATLDSSVRGLAIWWDVLFPALFPFFVISEMLLGFGIVHFVGTLLDPLMRPIFRIPGTGGFVVAISFASGYPVGAKLTAQLWDQKLVNREEGERLVAFTTTSDPIFLIGAVSVGFFQDARVAPILALAHYGAGILIGFLMRFHGARSSATKPILSSTGSARESRIRLAIRAMHQARLRDGRDLGKLLSESLQSSLKLMMVVGGLVVFFSVILELLTSAHVMNGMYNLIQSILGLFGMPPEMSKSIMNGIFEVTLGAKSAGTAGIDIPLVTKLAVAAFVLSWGGLSVHAQVASILNATNLRYWPFFVARFTHGVLAMIFVFLFYKS, from the coding sequence CATGCGCAATTGCCGTATGTATGATCATTTTCCCGCACGCAACCTTAGATTCCTCTGTTCGCGGCCTTGCGATTTGGTGGGATGTTCTATTTCCTGCACTCTTCCCCTTTTTTGTCATCTCTGAGATGCTGCTTGGTTTCGGGATTGTCCATTTTGTAGGTACCCTGCTCGATCCCTTGATGCGCCCGATATTCCGCATTCCTGGGACAGGCGGGTTCGTCGTTGCGATCAGCTTCGCCTCCGGCTACCCAGTAGGCGCCAAATTAACCGCTCAGCTCTGGGACCAAAAGTTAGTCAATCGGGAAGAAGGGGAACGGCTTGTCGCCTTTACGACCACATCAGACCCCATCTTCCTGATTGGTGCTGTATCTGTGGGGTTTTTCCAAGACGCACGCGTCGCTCCCATTCTTGCACTTGCGCACTACGGGGCGGGAATCCTCATCGGCTTCCTCATGCGATTTCATGGCGCGCGCTCATCTGCAACGAAGCCCATTTTATCTTCAACCGGATCTGCGCGAGAAAGCCGAATCCGACTAGCCATTCGCGCAATGCATCAGGCACGACTTCGTGATGGTCGAGATCTCGGAAAGCTATTGAGTGAATCCCTCCAATCCTCGCTCAAACTCATGATGGTCGTCGGTGGGCTTGTTGTTTTTTTCTCTGTCATTCTCGAATTACTTACCTCCGCGCATGTCATGAATGGGATGTACAATCTGATTCAGTCGATCTTAGGGTTATTCGGTATGCCGCCTGAAATGTCGAAGTCGATTATGAACGGGATCTTCGAAGTAACGCTAGGTGCAAAATCTGCCGGAACGGCAGGAATCGATATTCCGCTCGTGACCAAGCTAGCCGTTGCTGCCTTTGTCCTCTCCTGGGGAGGGCTATCTGTACATGCCCAAGTTGCAAGTATTCTGAACGCAACGAACTTGCGTTATTGGCCTTTTTTCGTCGCACGATTCACGCACGGGGTGCTCGCCATGATCTTTGTCTTCTTATTCTACAAATCCTGA